In Cucurbita pepo subsp. pepo cultivar mu-cu-16 chromosome LG04, ASM280686v2, whole genome shotgun sequence, the following are encoded in one genomic region:
- the LOC111793170 gene encoding zinc transporter 5-like isoform X1, which produces MADHHHDHQRPHRLSIPPRDGEVSTASSRPSFPLFPYSSLTPTPTPSKSRLYPKSSSKSSISFLFLLLFSLRSLYSLLPFLRSSPSFSLFPFSFLVSLLSLLLTLFFSLFTSSSSSSNFQFQNSKQNRGIFSLSSISHSQLKTLVAKSILLAVVFLLRFQALLYCGTAAMILAELTGNVAARFMVEGRNQITMNDRSRSRSSEVRGFLSLFFGLFLLSISWDRIDCFPFAISFIDKYGFSVVPRENCMTIWPMLLPFLSGFLGYYERISMKWGTIRQLGQKRVRLISLFFTTVILFVPAVISMFMFEAEGKSVSFGNLAWPLANTVVFGVLLNENYSDDKLVSSKDFRTEFLVTFVCTVILELLYFPELSLWGLLFCGLLLYVAVRDLDPVYLNYLELGVESSASITTMVMKPIHHILSERKSRKIALFLLINTGYMVVEFVAGFMSNSLGLISDACHMLFDCAALAIGLYASYISRLPANNRFNYGRGRFEILSGYANAVFLVLVGALIVLESFERILDPQEISTNSLLTVSIGGLVVNIVGLVFFHEEHHHAHGGLGSCSHSHSHMNSHSCADSHRHDKHEHDSCRKHENQISVTEECRESSVTVHREHSHVEVCSESHLSNHHDCHQDHNHTNHHDLDHVHHHEHSHHHYEHDQHSHLSQVETNMPKIVSHGVSESSHRQPAEMKVHQKKHHHHHIDHNMEGIFLHVLADTMGSVGVVISTLLIEYKGWVVADPACSIFISIMIIASVIPLLRNSAEILLQRVPRAHEQDLKEAVNEIMKIQGVQYVQNLHVWSFTNTDVVGTLQLHVSTETDKISTKAKVEQILHDAGINDLTLQLEYDPQVS; this is translated from the coding sequence ATGGCCGATCACCATCACGACCATCAGAGGCCTCACCGTCTCTCGATTCCGCCGCGCGACGGTGAAGTATCTACTGCGTCCTCTCGTCCTTCTTTCCCTCTCTTCCCCTATTCTTCTTTAACCCCTACGCCCACTCCCTCCAAGAGCCGCCTCTATCCGAAATCCTCCAGCAAAAGCTcaatttcatttctgtttTTGCTTCTCTTTTCGCTTCGATCACTCTATTCTCTCCTCCCATTCCTCCGCTCTtccccttctttctctctcttccccttttctttcttggtttCTCTCTTGTCCTTACTTCttactctctttttctctctttttaccagttcttcttcctcttccaacttccaatttcaaaattccaaGCAGAATCGAGGAATTTTCTCTCTGTCTTCGATTTCGCACTCGCAGCTGAAAACTCTGGTTGCTAAGTCAATTCTGCTTGCCGTCGTCTTTCTTCTTCGATTTCAAGCGCTGTTGTACTGTGGAACAGCGGCGATGATTCTTGCTGAACTGACCGGGAACGTGGCGGCTCGATTCATGGTCGAAGGACGGAATCAGATTACTATGAATGATCGGTCTCGAAGTCGATCCTCTGAGGTTCGTGGATTTCTGTCCTTGTTTTTTGGCTTGTTTCTGTTGTCGATCAGTTGGGACCGAATTGATTGCTTCCCTTTTGCAATTTCGTTCATTGATAAATATGGATTTTCTGTTGTTCCAAGAGAGAATTGCATGACAATTTGGCCTATGttgcttccatttctttctGGATTTTTGGGTTATTATGAGCGGATTTCGATGAAGTGGGGAACTATCAGGCAATTAGGTCAGAAACGAGTTAGATTGATTTCACTGTTCTTCACGACGGTTATCCTTTTTGTGCCTGCTGTAATTAGTATGTTCATGTTTGAAGCGGAGGGGAAGAGTGTTTCCTTTGGAAATCTGGCATGGCCTCTTGCAAACACTGTTGTTTTTGGGGtgcttttgaatgaaaattatagtGATGATAAACTAGTCAGTTCAAAAGATTTTAGGACTGAATTTCTAGTCACTTTTGTTTGTACTGTTATACTGGAATTGCTGTATTTTCCTGAGCTCTCCCTCTGGGGATTGTTGTTCTGTGGATTACTACTGTATGTGGCGGTACGAGATTTGGATCCTGTTTACCTGAACTATCTCGAGCTTGGGGTTGAGTCGTCTGCTTCGATTACGACAATGGTTATGAAACCTATTCATCACATTCTTAGCGAGCGGAAGTCTCGTAAAATTGCTCTTTTCCTCTTGATCAACACTGGCTATATGGTTGTTGAATTTGTTGCTGGTTTTATGAGCAATAGTCTTGGGCTGATATCAGATGCTTGCCATATGTTGTTTGATTGTGCTGCTTTGGCTATTGGACTGTATGCTTCGTATATTTCACGTTTGCCTGCGAACAATCGATTCAACTATGGTCGAGGGAGATTTGAGATTCTTTCTGGTTATGCTAATGCTGTTTTCCTGGTTTTGGTCGGGGCGCTCATTGTATTGGAGTCGTTCGAGCGAATTTTGGACCCACAGGAGATATCTACTAACAGCTTATTGACTGTTTCCATTGGAGGACTGGTTGTGAATATAGTAGGTTTGGTATTCTTTCATGAAGAGCATCATCATGCCCATGGTGGATTAGGATCATGCTCGCATTCACATTCTCATATGAACTCGCACTCGTGCGCAGACTCTCACCGTCATGACAAGCATGAACATGATAGCTGTAGGAAGCATGAGAATCAGATCTCTGTTACCGAGGAATGTCGTGAAAGTTCAGTTACTGTCCATCGTGAACACAGTCATGTCGAAGTTTGTAGTGAGAGTCACCTCAGTAACCATCATGATTGTCATCAAGATCACAACCATACGAACCATCATGATCTTGATCATGTTCATCACCACGAACATTCTCACCATCATTATGAACATGACCAACACAGCCATCTTTCTCAGGTCGAAACCAATATGCCGAAGATCGTTTCTCATGGTGTTTCAGAAAGTTCACATAGACAGCCTGCTGAGATGAAGGTGCATCAGAAGAAGCACCACCATCACCACATTGACCACAACATGGAAGGGATATTTTTACATGTATTGGCCGACACCATGGGAAGCGTCGGCGTCGTTATATCAACCCTTTTGATCGAATACAAGGGATGGGTAGTTGCCGATCCAGCTTGTTCcatatttatttctataatgATCATTGCTTCAGTTATTCCATTACTCAGAAACTCTGCTGAAATCTTGCTTCAACGAGTTCCTAGGGCGCACGAGCAGGATCTAAAAGAGGCTGTGAATGAAATTATGAAGATACAAGGAGTCCAATATGTTCAGAACCTGCACGTTTGGAGTTTCACTAACACCGACGTTGTGGGAACGCTCCAGCTTCATGTTTCAACCGAAACTGACAAGATTTCTACAAAGGCAAAGGTCGAACAGATACTGCATGATGCTGGAATCAATGACTTGACATTGCAACTGGAGTATGATCCGCAAGTATCTTGA
- the LOC111793170 gene encoding zinc transporter 5-like isoform X2: MILAELTGNVAARFMVEGRNQITMNDRSRSRSSEVRGFLSLFFGLFLLSISWDRIDCFPFAISFIDKYGFSVVPRENCMTIWPMLLPFLSGFLGYYERISMKWGTIRQLGQKRVRLISLFFTTVILFVPAVISMFMFEAEGKSVSFGNLAWPLANTVVFGVLLNENYSDDKLVSSKDFRTEFLVTFVCTVILELLYFPELSLWGLLFCGLLLYVAVRDLDPVYLNYLELGVESSASITTMVMKPIHHILSERKSRKIALFLLINTGYMVVEFVAGFMSNSLGLISDACHMLFDCAALAIGLYASYISRLPANNRFNYGRGRFEILSGYANAVFLVLVGALIVLESFERILDPQEISTNSLLTVSIGGLVVNIVGLVFFHEEHHHAHGGLGSCSHSHSHMNSHSCADSHRHDKHEHDSCRKHENQISVTEECRESSVTVHREHSHVEVCSESHLSNHHDCHQDHNHTNHHDLDHVHHHEHSHHHYEHDQHSHLSQVETNMPKIVSHGVSESSHRQPAEMKVHQKKHHHHHIDHNMEGIFLHVLADTMGSVGVVISTLLIEYKGWVVADPACSIFISIMIIASVIPLLRNSAEILLQRVPRAHEQDLKEAVNEIMKIQGVQYVQNLHVWSFTNTDVVGTLQLHVSTETDKISTKAKVEQILHDAGINDLTLQLEYDPQVS, encoded by the coding sequence ATGATTCTTGCTGAACTGACCGGGAACGTGGCGGCTCGATTCATGGTCGAAGGACGGAATCAGATTACTATGAATGATCGGTCTCGAAGTCGATCCTCTGAGGTTCGTGGATTTCTGTCCTTGTTTTTTGGCTTGTTTCTGTTGTCGATCAGTTGGGACCGAATTGATTGCTTCCCTTTTGCAATTTCGTTCATTGATAAATATGGATTTTCTGTTGTTCCAAGAGAGAATTGCATGACAATTTGGCCTATGttgcttccatttctttctGGATTTTTGGGTTATTATGAGCGGATTTCGATGAAGTGGGGAACTATCAGGCAATTAGGTCAGAAACGAGTTAGATTGATTTCACTGTTCTTCACGACGGTTATCCTTTTTGTGCCTGCTGTAATTAGTATGTTCATGTTTGAAGCGGAGGGGAAGAGTGTTTCCTTTGGAAATCTGGCATGGCCTCTTGCAAACACTGTTGTTTTTGGGGtgcttttgaatgaaaattatagtGATGATAAACTAGTCAGTTCAAAAGATTTTAGGACTGAATTTCTAGTCACTTTTGTTTGTACTGTTATACTGGAATTGCTGTATTTTCCTGAGCTCTCCCTCTGGGGATTGTTGTTCTGTGGATTACTACTGTATGTGGCGGTACGAGATTTGGATCCTGTTTACCTGAACTATCTCGAGCTTGGGGTTGAGTCGTCTGCTTCGATTACGACAATGGTTATGAAACCTATTCATCACATTCTTAGCGAGCGGAAGTCTCGTAAAATTGCTCTTTTCCTCTTGATCAACACTGGCTATATGGTTGTTGAATTTGTTGCTGGTTTTATGAGCAATAGTCTTGGGCTGATATCAGATGCTTGCCATATGTTGTTTGATTGTGCTGCTTTGGCTATTGGACTGTATGCTTCGTATATTTCACGTTTGCCTGCGAACAATCGATTCAACTATGGTCGAGGGAGATTTGAGATTCTTTCTGGTTATGCTAATGCTGTTTTCCTGGTTTTGGTCGGGGCGCTCATTGTATTGGAGTCGTTCGAGCGAATTTTGGACCCACAGGAGATATCTACTAACAGCTTATTGACTGTTTCCATTGGAGGACTGGTTGTGAATATAGTAGGTTTGGTATTCTTTCATGAAGAGCATCATCATGCCCATGGTGGATTAGGATCATGCTCGCATTCACATTCTCATATGAACTCGCACTCGTGCGCAGACTCTCACCGTCATGACAAGCATGAACATGATAGCTGTAGGAAGCATGAGAATCAGATCTCTGTTACCGAGGAATGTCGTGAAAGTTCAGTTACTGTCCATCGTGAACACAGTCATGTCGAAGTTTGTAGTGAGAGTCACCTCAGTAACCATCATGATTGTCATCAAGATCACAACCATACGAACCATCATGATCTTGATCATGTTCATCACCACGAACATTCTCACCATCATTATGAACATGACCAACACAGCCATCTTTCTCAGGTCGAAACCAATATGCCGAAGATCGTTTCTCATGGTGTTTCAGAAAGTTCACATAGACAGCCTGCTGAGATGAAGGTGCATCAGAAGAAGCACCACCATCACCACATTGACCACAACATGGAAGGGATATTTTTACATGTATTGGCCGACACCATGGGAAGCGTCGGCGTCGTTATATCAACCCTTTTGATCGAATACAAGGGATGGGTAGTTGCCGATCCAGCTTGTTCcatatttatttctataatgATCATTGCTTCAGTTATTCCATTACTCAGAAACTCTGCTGAAATCTTGCTTCAACGAGTTCCTAGGGCGCACGAGCAGGATCTAAAAGAGGCTGTGAATGAAATTATGAAGATACAAGGAGTCCAATATGTTCAGAACCTGCACGTTTGGAGTTTCACTAACACCGACGTTGTGGGAACGCTCCAGCTTCATGTTTCAACCGAAACTGACAAGATTTCTACAAAGGCAAAGGTCGAACAGATACTGCATGATGCTGGAATCAATGACTTGACATTGCAACTGGAGTATGATCCGCAAGTATCTTGA
- the LOC111793171 gene encoding mannose-1-phosphate guanyltransferase alpha-like isoform X1, which yields MESSEKVVAVIMVGGPTKGTRFRPLSFNTPKPLFPLAGQPMVHHPISACKRIPNLAQIFLIGFYEEREFALYVSSLSNELRLPVRYLKEDKPHGSAGGIYYFRDIILEDSPSYIFLLNCDVCCNFPLPDMLEAHKRYGGMGTILVNKVSAESANQFGALVADPVTNELLHYTEKPETFVSDLINCGVYVFTSEIFGVIQDVSIHREGRANLRRVSSFEALQSATRNLPTDFVRLDQDILSPLAGKKRLYTYETMEFWEQIKTPGMSLKCSGLYLAQFQLTSPHLLAGGNGTRTATIIGDVYIHPSAKVHPTAKIGPNVSISANVRVAAGVRLINCIILDDVEIMENAVVINSIVGWKSSIGKWSRVQIIYKNMTRKMMFLFSRLLDQKANGDYNDKLGITILGEAVIVEDEVVVTNSIVLPNKTLNLSVLEEIIL from the exons ATGGAGAGCTCGGAGAAGGTGGTTGCTGTTATCATGGTCGGCGGTCCAACTAAAG GTACTAGATTTCGGCCTCTTTCATTCAATACTCCGAAGCCTCTCTTCCCTCTGGCTGGTCAACCGATGGTTCATCATCCTATTTCTGCTTGCAAACGG ATACCGAATTTAGctcaaatttttcttattggaTTTTATGAGGAGAGGGAATTTGCTCTTTACGTTTCTTCATTGTCCAATGAGTTGAGACTGCCAGTGAG GTACTTGAAGGAGGATAAACCACATGGCTCGGCAGGAGGAATTTATTACTTCAGAGATATTATCTTGGAAGACAGCCCG TCttacatttttctattaaattgtGATGTTTGCTGCAATTTTCCGCTTCCAGACATGCTTG AGGCACATAAGAGATACGGTGGGATGGGAACTATATTAGTAAACAAG GTTTCTGCCGAATCTGCTAATCAGTTTGGTGCACTGGTTGCTGATCCGGTCACGAATGAGCTGTTGCATTACACAGAGAAACCTGAGACTTTT GTGAGTGATTTAATAAACTGTGGTGTATATGTATTTACCTCGGAAATTTTTGGTGTCATTCAAGATGTCTCGATTCATCGGGAAGGCAGAG CAAATCTACGACGTGTCTCCAGCTTTGAAGCTCTACAATCTGCGACAAG GAACCTGCCAACAGACTTTGTGAGATTAGATCAAGATATTTTATCCCCCCTTGCTGGAAAGAAACGCTTATATACATATGAGACCATGGAATTTTGGGAACAAATCAAGACTCCAGG GATGTCTTTGAAGTGTTCGGGCCTTTATCTTGCTCAGTTTCAATTAACCTCTCCCCATCTTTTGGCTGGTGGAAATGGTACCAGGACTGCTACTATTATTGGCGATGTCTACATACATCCATCAGCAAAAGTACATCCCACTGCAAAG ATTGGTCCCAATGTCTCTATTTCTGCTAATGTTCGCGTGGCTGCTGGTGTGAGGCTTATAAATTGCATCATCTTGGATGATGTTGAAATTATG GAAAATGCTGTTGTCATAAATTCTATTGTTGGATGGAAGTCATCAATCGGGAAATGGTCACGTGTCCAG ATCATTTATAAGAACATGACAAGAAAAATGATGTTCCTCTTTTCAAGGCTTCTTGATCAAAAG GCAAACGGGGACTACAATGATAAGCTTGGAATTACAATCCTCG GTGAAGCTGTGATTGTTGAAGACGAAGTTGTGGTTACAAACAGCATAGTCCTCCCAAATAAAACCCTCAACCTTAGCGTACTTGAGGAGATTATTTTATAA
- the LOC111793171 gene encoding mannose-1-phosphate guanyltransferase alpha-like isoform X2: MESSEKVVAVIMVGGPTKGTRFRPLSFNTPKPLFPLAGQPMVHHPISACKRIPNLAQIFLIGFYEEREFALYVSSLSNELRLPVRYLKEDKPHGSAGGIYYFRDIILEDSPSYIFLLNCDVCCNFPLPDMLEAHKRYGGMGTILVNKVSAESANQFGALVADPVTNELLHYTEKPETFVSDLINCGVYVFTSEIFGVIQDVSIHREGRANLRRVSSFEALQSATRNLPTDFVRLDQDILSPLAGKKRLYTYETMEFWEQIKTPGMSLKCSGLYLAQFQLTSPHLLAGGNGTRTATIIGDVYIHPSAKVHPTAKIGPNVSISANVRVAAGVRLINCIILDDVEIMENAVVINSIVGWKSSIGKWSRVQANGDYNDKLGITILGEAVIVEDEVVVTNSIVLPNKTLNLSVLEEIIL; the protein is encoded by the exons ATGGAGAGCTCGGAGAAGGTGGTTGCTGTTATCATGGTCGGCGGTCCAACTAAAG GTACTAGATTTCGGCCTCTTTCATTCAATACTCCGAAGCCTCTCTTCCCTCTGGCTGGTCAACCGATGGTTCATCATCCTATTTCTGCTTGCAAACGG ATACCGAATTTAGctcaaatttttcttattggaTTTTATGAGGAGAGGGAATTTGCTCTTTACGTTTCTTCATTGTCCAATGAGTTGAGACTGCCAGTGAG GTACTTGAAGGAGGATAAACCACATGGCTCGGCAGGAGGAATTTATTACTTCAGAGATATTATCTTGGAAGACAGCCCG TCttacatttttctattaaattgtGATGTTTGCTGCAATTTTCCGCTTCCAGACATGCTTG AGGCACATAAGAGATACGGTGGGATGGGAACTATATTAGTAAACAAG GTTTCTGCCGAATCTGCTAATCAGTTTGGTGCACTGGTTGCTGATCCGGTCACGAATGAGCTGTTGCATTACACAGAGAAACCTGAGACTTTT GTGAGTGATTTAATAAACTGTGGTGTATATGTATTTACCTCGGAAATTTTTGGTGTCATTCAAGATGTCTCGATTCATCGGGAAGGCAGAG CAAATCTACGACGTGTCTCCAGCTTTGAAGCTCTACAATCTGCGACAAG GAACCTGCCAACAGACTTTGTGAGATTAGATCAAGATATTTTATCCCCCCTTGCTGGAAAGAAACGCTTATATACATATGAGACCATGGAATTTTGGGAACAAATCAAGACTCCAGG GATGTCTTTGAAGTGTTCGGGCCTTTATCTTGCTCAGTTTCAATTAACCTCTCCCCATCTTTTGGCTGGTGGAAATGGTACCAGGACTGCTACTATTATTGGCGATGTCTACATACATCCATCAGCAAAAGTACATCCCACTGCAAAG ATTGGTCCCAATGTCTCTATTTCTGCTAATGTTCGCGTGGCTGCTGGTGTGAGGCTTATAAATTGCATCATCTTGGATGATGTTGAAATTATG GAAAATGCTGTTGTCATAAATTCTATTGTTGGATGGAAGTCATCAATCGGGAAATGGTCACGTGTCCAG GCAAACGGGGACTACAATGATAAGCTTGGAATTACAATCCTCG GTGAAGCTGTGATTGTTGAAGACGAAGTTGTGGTTACAAACAGCATAGTCCTCCCAAATAAAACCCTCAACCTTAGCGTACTTGAGGAGATTATTTTATAA